The window CCGGTGGACAAAAACAGCGTATCGGTATTGCGAGAGCGATTGCTAGTAATCCTAAACTAATCATTGCAGATGAACCAGTATCGGCACTCGATTTATCGGTTCAAGCACAGGTTCTTAATTTCCTGAAAGATATCCAAGATGAGTTTGGCTTAAGTTACTTATTTATTTCCCATGATCTTGGAGTAGTTAAACATATGTGTGATAATATCTCGATTATGTACAAGGGGCGTTTTGTAGAGTCCGGTAGTCGGAAAGACATCTATACGAATCCTCAACATATATATACAAAGAGATTACTTTCAGCAATTCCAGAAGTAAATCCAACAGACCGCGAAGAGCGAAAGAAAATTCGAAGAGCGGTAGAAGTAGATTATTTAACGAATCACCATAATTATTATGATGAAAATGGAAGAGTATATGATTTACAAACTATTTCCGAATCACATCAAGTAGCAACAAGTGCTCAAAACAAAGGGGGCATGTAATATGTGGAAAACAATTGTTAGACGTGTTCTTGTTATGATTCCACAATTATTTGTACTTAGTCTTTTGATATTCATTATGGCGAAGTTTATGCCAGGTGACCCTTTTACGGGACTAATTACTCCAGAAACAGATCCTGCTAGAGTAGAAGAGTTACGTATTAAGGCAGGTTTTTATGATCCTTGGTACATACAATATGTGAACTGGATTGGAAATGCCTTTCAAGGAGATTTTGGACGCAGTTACACATTTAATGTACCAGTATCGAATTTAATCGGGGACCGTGCGTTGAATACATTATGGTTATCGTTATTAAGTGTCTTTTTATTATATTTAATCGCAATCCCATTAGGAGTATTGTCTGGTAGATTCCATGATTCCTTCTTAGATAAATCGATTGTGTTCTATAGCTTTATTGTATATGCCATACCAACATTTGTATTAGGACTGATCAATCTGTTTTTCTTCGGCTACGAACTAGGTTGGTTCCCGACTAGTGGGACGGTAGATATTAAATACGACTCAGGAACAGCTGGTTACCTCTGGAGTAAGTTTTATCATATCTTATTACCAGCGATTACGTATGCTTTGCTTGCGACTACTGGAATAATTCAGTATTTACGTACGGAAATTATCGATTCTAAGTCGATGGATTATGTACGTACCGCGAAAAGTAAGGGTATTCCGATCAATAAAGTATACTCTCGTCATATATTCCGTAACTCATTGTTACCGATTGCAGCATTTTTAGGTTTCACGATAACAGGACTTTTAAGTGGATCTATTTTTATTGAAACCATTTTTGGATATCCTGGTATGGGACAATTGTTCATTCAGGCTATAAACGGGCGTGATTATAGTGTAATTA is drawn from Psychrobacillus sp. INOP01 and contains these coding sequences:
- a CDS encoding ABC transporter ATP-binding protein, whose protein sequence is MSFMQINDLKVHYPIRGGFFNTVVDNVHAVDGINLEFEKGKAYGLVGESGCGKSTTGKSIIGLEKITSGSIIYEGENVTNKVRGRNSAYNRDIQMIFQDAHSSLNPRKRVQDIIAEPIRNFLKLSPGEERKRINELLAIVGMSEEARFKYPHEFSGGQKQRIGIARAIASNPKLIIADEPVSALDLSVQAQVLNFLKDIQDEFGLSYLFISHDLGVVKHMCDNISIMYKGRFVESGSRKDIYTNPQHIYTKRLLSAIPEVNPTDREERKKIRRAVEVDYLTNHHNYYDENGRVYDLQTISESHQVATSAQNKGGM
- the opp4B gene encoding oligopeptide ABC transporter permease is translated as MWKTIVRRVLVMIPQLFVLSLLIFIMAKFMPGDPFTGLITPETDPARVEELRIKAGFYDPWYIQYVNWIGNAFQGDFGRSYTFNVPVSNLIGDRALNTLWLSLLSVFLLYLIAIPLGVLSGRFHDSFLDKSIVFYSFIVYAIPTFVLGLINLFFFGYELGWFPTSGTVDIKYDSGTAGYLWSKFYHILLPAITYALLATTGIIQYLRTEIIDSKSMDYVRTAKSKGIPINKVYSRHIFRNSLLPIAAFLGFTITGLLSGSIFIETIFGYPGMGQLFIQAINGRDYSVITALVMLFGFLTLLGSLLSDIIMSIVDPRIRID